The genomic region CTCATAGCCGCTCACCTCGCCGCGGGCGCGCGCGGCCTCGACCTCACGCAGGATGCGGCCGACCGCCGGACCCGGCTCCATGCCCAGCTCGATCAGGTCGCGGCCGCGGAGCCGGCGCGTGGGCTTCCAGACCCACTCGGCGCGGTCGGGGAAGCGCGCAGCGAAGGCCAGGGCCAGGGCCTCGCCGCCCTCGCGCAGCGCCTCGGGCCGGTCGGGCGGCTTCTGCAGCAGCCCAAGGTGGGACAGCAACCGCTGCGGCCAGCCGAAGCGGCGGACCAGCGCCTCGGGGTCGGGGCTCGCGAGCAGCAGCAGGTAGAGGTAGGCTTCCGGAGGCACCGAGCGCTCCGGCTTCTGGGCCTCGAGGCGCTCCAAGGCGGCCCACACCTCCGCGTCGGGGCGGAATCCGTAGAGCGCCTCGAGCAGGCCGTAGCGCTCGGCCAGACGCAGCACCCGCAGCGGGCTCGGCTCGGCGAGGGCCAGCATCAGCTCGCGCCGCAGCCGGCTCGTCGCCGCGGCGCCGGGCGGACGCTTGCGCAGCTCCTCGATCTGACGCTCGGCCTCGGGGTGGAAGCGGAAGCCCAGCCGCGCCGCCAGCCGCAGGCCGCGCAGCACGCGGCTGGGGTCTTCGATGAAGCTGAGCGGGTGCAGCGGGCGGAGCGTGCGCGCTTCGAGGTCGTGCAGCCCCCCGAAGGGGTCGATCAGCGCCTCGGGCCGCGGGGCGATCCGGTAGGCCATCGCGTTGACCGTAAAGTCGCGGCGCGCCAGGTCGCGGTTGAGGGTGCTGGGCCGTACCCGCGGCAGGGCGCCGGGGCTCGGGTACTCCTCCTCGCGCGCGGTCGCCAGGTCCACCTCGACCCCGGTGCCCAGCCGCGCGTGCGCGGTGCCGAAGGCGAAGTGGACCCCGTAGCTGCCGCCGAAGCGCCGGGTCAGGAACTGCGCCACCTCTCCGGGGTCCAGGCCCTCGAGGACCAGGTCGACGTCGGGGCTGGCCTCCCCTAGCAAAGCGTCGCGCACCGCGCCGCCCACCAGGTAGAGGGCGCCGCGGGGATAGGCCTCGGCCAGGGCGTCGAGAACCTCGCGCACCCCTTCGGAAAGGCCTTCGCGCACGCGTTCGGTCCAGGCCGCCTGCTCGGCGGGGGGCATGCGGTAGAGGTCGGTGCGGGTGAAGATGCCCTTCGCGCGGCCCTCTTCGTCGAGGACGAGCACGCGGCCGGCCCCTTCCTTGAGGGCGCGCCGCGCCTCCGAAAGGGGCGCGTCCTCGGGGAGCGTGCGCGGGACGGTGGCGAAACCGCGCACCGCCCCCGAGCCCATGCCGTAGCGCACGGCCCGCTCGAGGTCGCGTCGGCGCACGACGCCGACGACGCGGCCCTCCTCGTCGGTCACCGGCAGCCCCCCAAAGCCGCGCTGGCGCATCCGCACCAGGGCCTCCTCGGCGCTGAGCTCGGCGGGCACCGTCTCCACCAGCCGCGTCATCACCTCGCTCAGGCGCGGCTCGGGCGCGAGGTAGGGCTCGAGCGCCTCCTCCACCCGCTGCAGCACCGCGCGGGGCGCGCCCTCCGCGCGCGCGAAGGCCGCGCGCGCGTGCCCGCCCCCGTCGAAGCGTTCCGAAAGCAGCCGGCCTACGTCGAGGCGGCCCTTGCTGCGGGCGATCACCAGGGTCTGACCGTCGAGGCGCAGCGCCATGAAGACGGCGTCCACCTCGTACAGGTCGATCAGGGTGTGGGCCAGGGGGGCGAGCGCGGGTACGTAGCCTTCGTGCTCCGCCCAGGTCAGGGCGATGCGCAGGCCGCCGCGCTCGACGACCCGCAGGTGCTCCATCAGCGCCGCGAGCATCGCGCGCGCCACGGGGTCGGGGTGGCTGCGCACCCAGTCGCGCACCGCGGTGAGGCCGGCGCCGTGCTCGAGCAGCCAGGCGCCGACCTCGAGATCGGTCGCGGTGGTTCCGGGGTAGGTGAATCCGCCGGTGTCCTCCCAGAGCCCCGCGTAGGCGAGGGTGGCGTCGCCGGGGTGCGGGGCGATCCCCCGCGCCCGCATGATCTCGGCGATGACGGTGACCGTCGCCCCGAAGGGGCGCACCGCGCCGCCGCTGGCCGGCAGGTCGCCGGGGGCGCGCGGGTGGTGGTCGTAGACGACGAAGGGAACCTTCCCCACCAGGGCCTTGAACGGGCCGATCCGTTCGGGCCGGGCGGTGTCGCAGACGATGACCCGCCCCACCTCGTCCAGGTCGACCTCGTCCTCGTCGAGGAGGGCGAGGTGGTCGGCGAAGAGCCGGGTGACCTCGCGCACCCTGCCCTCGAGCCCCCCCAGGCGCACGAGCCGCGCGCCGGGGTGCAGGTAGCGCGCCAGCACCATCGAACCCAGCGCGTCGAAGTCGAGGTTTTCGTGCCCGACGATGACGTCCACGGCAACCCCAGTCTACGCGAGGGGCTAGCCCAGGGCGTAGAGCACGCGCTGCAACGCCTCGGGGTAGTCCGCGGGCGCGAGGCCGCGTTTGCGCACGCGGAAACCCGGCGGGTAACGCGTGGGCTCCACGGCGAAGGGCAGCTCGCGCAGGGCCCGGGCGTCGTAGTCGAGCGGCCAGCGGCCGACGACGAGCTGCAGATAGGCGCCGTCTTCGGTGATCGATCGCACGCCCTTCTGCTCGGCCAGGATCCGCAGGCGGGCGAGCGCGAAGAAGGCCGCGGCTTCCTGCGGTGGTTCGCCGTAGCGGGCCCTGACCTCGCGCACGATGCGGGCCAGCTCCGCGAGGCCGCGGGCCTCGGCGAGGCGGCCGTAGAGGCGGCTGCGCTCGCCGGCGTCGGGGACGTACGCCGGGGGGATGCGCGCGGAGACCGCGAGGTCGAGGGTGGTGTGCCCGGGCTTTTGGACCTCCTCGCCCTTGAGCTTGCGGATCGCCTCCGCCAGCAGCTCGGTGTACACCTCGAAGCTGACGGCCTGCACGTGGCCGTGCTGCTCCGGCCCCAGCAGGTTGCCCACCCCGCGGATCTCCATGTCCTTCTCCGCGAGACGGTGGCCGCTGCCCAGGTCGGTCAGGTCGGCGAGGGCGGCGAGCCGCCGCTCGGCGGCCTCGGTGAGCCGCGGCGGGTGGAAGAGGTAGGCGTAGGCCTCCCGCTCGCGGCGGCCGACGCGGCCGCGCAGCTGGTAGAGGCTGGCGAGGCCGAGGCGGTCGGCGCGCTCGATCAGGATGGTGTTGGCCTCGGGGATGTCGAGGCCCGACTCCACGATCGTGGTGGCGACGAGCAGGTCGAAGGCGCCGCGGGCGAAGTGGCGCATCACCTCCTCGATCTCGCGGTCCGCCATGTGCCCGTGCACCACCCCGATGCGGGCCTCCGGCAGCAGCGCCTCCAGGTAGCGGGCGCGGGCCTCGATGCTGGCGATGCGGTCGTGCACGTAGAAGGCCTTGCCGCCGCGCTCCATCTCGAAGAGCACGGCCTCCCGCACCAGCGCCGGATCGAAGGGGGCGACGACGGTCTGGATCGGCTTGCGCCCGGGGGGCGGCGTCTGGATGCTGGAAACGTCCTTCAGCCCCACCAGCGCCTGGTAGAGGGTGCGCGGGATGGGCGTGGCCGAGAGGCTGAGGACGTCGAGACCTTCGGCCATCTCCTTGATGCGCTCCTTCTGGGCGACCCCGAAGCGGTGCTCCTCGTCCACGATCAACAGGCCCAGCTGCTTGAAGCGGACGCGTTCGGAGAGCAGGCGGTGGGTACCGATCACCACGTCGATCCGCCCCTCCGCCAGCCCGGCCTCGATGCGCCGGCCCTCGGCTTCGGGGGTGAAGCGGGAGAGCAGGGCGACGCTGACGGGAAGCTCGGCGTAGCGCTCTGCGAAGGTGCGGTAGTGCTGCTCGGCGAGCAGGGTGGTGGGCGCCAGGTAGGCGACCTGACGCCCGTGCCCCACCACCCGGTGGGCCGCGCGCAGGGCGATCTCGGTCTTACCGAACCCCACGTCGCCGCTGACGAGGCGGTCCATGGGGTGAGGGGTTTCGAGGTCGCGCAGCACGTCCTCGAGCGCACGCGCCTGGTCTTCGGTGAGTTCGTGGGGGAAGCCCGCCTCGATGAGGGGATCCCAGTCGGGCAGCGCGGGGTAGGCCGTACCCGGCGCCTGCTGCCGCTTGGCGTAGAGAACGAGCAGGCGCTGGGCCAGCGCCTCGGCGTCGGCCTCGGCGCGGGCCTTGGCCCGCTGCCAGTCCTTCCTGCCTAGGCTGGACAGCCGCGGCGGCTCGTCCGAGGTTCCGGGGTGGCGGCGCAGCAGCGGCAGCTGCTCCACGGGGACGTAGAGCTGCCCCTCGCCGGCGTAGCGCAGGACCAGGTAGTCGCGCACCGCGCCCAGGACCTCGCGGCTTTCGAGGCCTTCGAAGCGGCCGATGCCGTGCTCGGGATGCACCAGGTAGTCGCCTACGGTCAGGGCGCCCGGGTCTTCCGGCGCCGCCTGCAGGACGCGCCGGCTGCGCGCGTGGGCCGCCCCGCCGAAAGCGAAGAGGAGCGGCTCGGTCAGGTAGACCGTGCGCTCCTCCCGGTGGACGAAGCCACCCTCGAAGGGCGCGGGTACCAGCTGCACTCCCGGACGCTCCTCCACCGTACGCAGAGTGGCTTGCGGCAGGTCCGCGAGGTAGCGCTCGCTCAGGTAGGCGCGCGTCCTGTCGTGGCGGTAGAAGAGGACGACCCGGTAGTCCGCCTCGAGCCAGCCGCGCACGTCGGCGGCGAAGCGGTCGAGCCGCGCCCGGTACGGCGCCAGCGGCTCGAAGGGGGGGCGCTCCACCGGCCGCTCGGGTCCGCCGAGGCCGAAGGCCACGACCTCACGCTGGGCAAGCAGAGCCCAGATCTCTTCGGACAGGGTCGCGGGGCGGTCGAGGAAGACCGTCCCCTCGTAGGCCGCCAGTGCCGCCACCGTCGCCTCCGGAGCCCGCCCCGAAGCCGGCGTCAGCACCGCCCGGGAACGCCGCTCACCGCCGACGAAGATCGCTTCGATCGTATCGCCGAAGAACTCGAGCCGCAGGTCGGCCACCTCCAGGACCTCGCCGCGCACGGTGTAGCCACCCGGCTCGTCGCGACGGTAGCCCAGTTTTTCCAGTTTGTCGAGGAGGCGGTCGCGCAGCAGGCGCTCGCCCTCGCGAAAGACCACCCGCCAGGCTTCGGGGTCGCGGGGGAACGGGCGCAGGGCGGCCGCCTGGTCAAGGAGGACGCGGCGGGCGAAGCCGTAGGCCTCGAGTCCAGGATTGACCCAGACCCCGCGCCCGAAGGCCTCGAGGTCGGCGTAGAGGCGCACGCGGTCTTCGGGGGCGACGAGGACCGTCGGCTCGGCGGCGCGGGCCCAGAGGTAGGCGCGCGCCACCTGCGGCAGGCCCGGCAGGTACCGTCCGCTGATCGCTGGGGGGGCGGTCTCCTTCACGTCCACATCCGAGCATAAACTTTACACCCGTTTCGTTAGAATGGGCTTCGTGCGCGCAGACGACGTCGCCAACGCTACCCGACCGAGGACGCACGAATGAGGCGCTGGCTGGAACGCGCGCCCTGGCCTCCCGGCCGGCTCGCGCCGCTGGCGACCCTGATCGCGCTCGTCGGGCTGGTGGAGCTGACGCGAACCGGCCTTTACACCGTCTACCTGCCCCGCAGCCTGGGGCCCGTCCTGGGCCTGGGGGTCGTGGGGTTGGCCGCCAGCCTGCAGTACCTGGCCGACACCCTGGGGCGCTCGGCGGGCGGCCACCTGGGGGAGCGCCGCGGCCTGCGGCGGGTCCTCCCCGCCGCCGCCGCGCTCTCGGCGGTCAGCGCCCTGGGGGTGCTCTACGCCCCCGGCGTCGGCTGGCTGCTCGCCGCTTCGCTGGCCAACGGCCTCGTCATCGCCCCGCTCTGGCCGGCGATGATGACCTACTCGAGCCGCGCCGCACGCGACGGCGAGGACGGCCGCGCCGTCGGCTTCACCCAGTCCCTGGTCGCGCCCTTCATCGGTCTGGGGGTGCTGCTCACCGGCTTCCTCTTCGACCACGACCCGCGGCTCGCGGCCGCGGCGCTGGCGGCGGTGCAGCTCCTCGTCTTCCTGCTGGCAGCGGCGATCCTGTTCCGCTTCCGCAGCACCGCCCCCCAGCCCCGGCCGACGAGCCCCTTCCCCTGGCGCAAGCTCGCCTCGCTGGCGCCGGGGGCGCTTTCGCAGCTGCTGGCCTTCGGCCTGCTGGCCCCGGTCTTCTTTCCCTTCATCGACCGCCTGGGGCTGGGCACGCGCGAGCTGGTGCTGGCCCTCGCCCTGGGCGGAGGGCTCGAGTACCTGCTCCTCTCCCCCCTGGGCCGGCTCGCCGACCGGCTCGGCCCCGCGCGCACCCTGGTGCCTGCGCTGCTGCTGGCGGCACTGGCCCTGATCGCCTTCTCGGAAGTGCGCGGCTTGGGCGGCCTGATCGCCGCGGCGCTGGCGGCGGGCCTCGCCCAGGCGCTGCTGATCCCCTCTTGGGGCGGGCTGGTCTCCCGCACCCTGCCCGACGAACACAAGGCCCGCGCCTGGGGGGCGCTGATGAGCCTGGAGGGGCTGGGCTTCGCCCTGGGTCCGGTCGTCGGCGGCTTCGCCTGGGAGCTCTGGGGGCCGCGCGCCCCCTTCTGGATCGGGGCCGCCGCCTACCTGGGCGTCGCCCTCTTCTACGCAGCGCGGCTACGCCGGCCGGCGGGCGCGTAGCCAGTGGCGCTTGCCGCCCCAGCCGGGGATGCGCTCGACCGCAAACCCCGCGGCGGCAAGGCCGCGCCGCACGCGTCCGGCGACGGAATAGGTCACGAGGGCGCCCCCGGGCTCGAGCAACCCGAACATCCTGCGGTAGACCGCCGGGGTCCAGACGTCCGGGTTCGCCCGCGGGCTGAAGGGGTCGAAGTAGACCGCGCGCACCGGCCCCGCCCCCAAGACCGCGTCCTGCATCCGCGCGACCTCGAGCCGCAGGCGGAACGACGCGCCGGCGAGCTCGAAGCTCCCGCCCCAGCGCGGCGCGAGCCGTTCGAACAGCGCGCCGTCGAGCGGCCGCAGCACGGCCTCCAGCACCTCCAGCGGCACCGGCTCGGCCTCGACGGCGCGGTAATCGAGGAAGGCGCCCCGGCGGCGGGCGTGGCGCAGGGTCACGGCGAAGTTGACGCCGAGACCGAATCCGAGCTCGAAGACGCGGGGACGGGGGTCGGCGTGCACCCCGCTCGCCCGCAGGTAGAGCCGTTCGGCCTGGGCGGCCGCGCCCGCGGCCGGATGGTAGCCTTCGCCGTGGACGGGGTGGCGCAGGCTGAGCGAGCCGTCGCCGGTGGGCCAGACCTCCACGACCCGATTCTAGCTTCCCGGTAGAATGGCGCCTATGGAACTGACCCTCTGGGCCAAGACGAACGGCACCCTGGTCAACGTGCTGACCGTGCTGCTGGGCTCGGGGCTGGGGGTGCTGATCCGCGGCCGCCTGCCGGGGCGCATGCAGCGCGTCATCGTCCAGGGGGTGGGCCTGGTCACCCTCTTCATCGGCTTCTCCATGGCGGGGTCGCTGGGCTCGGCGGCGGGCGGCGCGGTGGACGGGGTGATCCTGGGCTTGCTGGCGCTGGTGCTGGGCGGGGTGCTGGGCGAGGCGCTGGGGCTGGAGGAGCGCCTGGAGCGCCTCGGCGATCTGCTCAAGGCGCGTTTCCGCGGCGGCGGCGGCTTCACCGAGGGGTTCGTGGCCGCGAGCCTGCTCTTCTGCGTGGGGCCGATGACGCTGATCGGCTCGATCAACAACGGCCTGGTGGGCGACCCCACCCTGCTGCTGATCAAGTCGACCCTCGACGGCCTCTCGAGCATCGCCCTGGCCGCCAGCTTCGGCCCCGGGGTGGCCGCGAGCGCGCTGGTCGTCCTCGTCTACCAGGGGGGGCTGGCCCTGGCCGCCGGGGGGCTGGCCGCGGCGCTGCCCGACCCCGCGAGCGACCCGCGGGTGCTGCTGGTCACCGGGGTGGGCGGGCTGATGATCCTCGGTCTGGGCATCAACCTCCTCGAGCTCACCCGGGTGCGCGTGGCCTCGTTCCTGCCCGCGCTGGTGCTCGCCCCCCTCTTTTGGTGGCTGGCCGAGGTGCTAAGCTAGCGTCATGGACGTGACCCCCGACCTGGTGCGCCACCTGGCCGAGCTGAGCCGGCTCGAGCTGGACGAGGCGGAGGTCGAGCGCATGCTCCCGGAGCTGCGCTCGCTCCTGGCCTACTTCGAAAGCCTCGACGAACTGGACCTCGAAGGCCTCGAGGAGCTGGTGCGCCCCATCGACAGCGAGAACGTGCTGCGCGCCGACGTGCCCGCGCCCGGCCTTGGTCAGGACGAGGCGCTGGCGACCGCGCCCGAGCGCGAAGACGGCTTCTTCAAGCTGCCCCGCGTCGTCGAGGAGGGCCGCTGATGCTCGACCTGAGGTTCATCCGCGAACACCCCGAACGCGTCAAGGAGGGCATCCGCAAGAAGCGCGAGCTCGACGCGCTGCCGCTGGTGGACGAGCTGCTGGAGCTGGACCGGCGGCGGCGCGAGCTGCTGGCCGAGATCGAGACCTTACGGGCCCAGCAGAAGAAGCTGGCCAAGGCCGTTGGCCGCGCCAAGGCCGGCGGCGAGGACGCCGGCGCGCTGCTCGAAAAGTCGTCCGAGCTGGCCGAGTACCTTAAGCGGCTCGAGGCCGAGGAAAAGCAGCTGAGCGCGCGCATCGAGGAGATCCTGCCCCAGATCCCCAACCTCCCCCACCCCTCGGTTCCCGAAGGCGAGAGCGAGGCCGACAACGTGGTGGTGAAGGAGTGGGGCGAGAAGCCGGCCTTTGACTTCGAGCCCCGGCCCCACTGGGAGCTGGCCGAACGCCTGGGCGTCGTCGACTTCGAGCGCGGCGCCAAGATCTCGGGTTCGGGCTTCCCCTTCTTCCTCGGCCGCGGAGCGCGGCTGGTGCGGGCGCTGGAGAACTTCTTCCTCGACTTCCACACCGCCCGCGGCTTCACGGAGGTGCGCCCGCCGCTCTTGGTGCGCGAGCAGGCCGCCTTCGGCACCGGCCAGATCCCCGACAAGGAAGGGATGATGTACCAGGTCTCGGGCGGCTACTACCTGATTCCCACCTCCGAGGTGCCCGTCACCAACCTGCATGCCGGCGAGATCCTGGAGGCCGCGGTCCTGCCGCTCAAGTACACCGCCTACACCCCCAACTTCCGCGTCGAGGCGGGCAGCTACGGCAAGGACGTGCGTGGCCTCAACCGGCTGCACCAGTTCGACAAGGTCGAGATGGTCGTCTTCAGCCACCCCGACGAGAGCTACGACTGGCTGGAGCGGCTCACCCGCCAGGCCGAGGAGCTGCTGGAGGCGCTGGGCCTCCCCTACCGCCGCCTGCTGATGTGCACCGCCGACATGGGCTTCACCCAGGCCAAGAAGTACGACCTGGAGGTCTGGAGCGCGGGTCAGCAGAAATGGCTCGAGGTGAGCAGCATCTCCAACATGGAGGACTACCAGGCCCGCCGCATGAAGACCCGTTTCCGCGAGCCCGGGGGCAAACCCCGGCTGGTCCATACCCTCAACGGCTCGGGCCTCGCCTTTCCGCGGGTGCTCGCGGCGCTGATGGAAAACTACCAGACCCCCGAGGGCGACTTCACCCTGCCCGAGGCCCTGGCGCCCTACCTGGGGTGAGGCGTCCGAAGCGGGGCCGTGACGCTTCCTTTGGACCGCTCTTGTGATGTTTTACACGATGTTCTTCTCTTGTACTATTTTTCCCCGCTCGAACCGCTCGTAACGCAGTGGATCGATCTCTATGCTGTGCGCGCGCCCGTCCACGACCTCCTCGGCCAGCGCCCGCCCTACGGCCGCCGCCTGCTGCACCCCGTGGCCGCTGAAGCCTGCGGCGTTGACCCAGCCCTCGACCCCCGGCATCCAGCCGAGGATGGGGTTGTGGTCGGGGGTGACGGCGTAGTAGCCCCACCAGCTGGCGCGCTGGTCCAGCCCAGCACGCTCGAGCCAGGGAAACCGGGCCAGGCCCGCTTCCAGGGTGGGCTCGAGCCAGCCCCAGTCCATCCCTTCGCGAAAGCCGGGCGGCTCTTCTGGGTTCGAGCGGCCGAAGAGCACCCGCTCCCCCTCGCCGCGCAGATAGAAGCCCGTGGCCACGTCCACGGTGAGCGGCAACCCCCGGGCTTCGGGCATCGGTCCGGTCATGAAGACCATCCGCCGCACCGGCTCCACCGGCAGCTCGAAGCCCGCGCGCCGGGCCACCTCGCCCGCCCACGCCCCGGCCGCGTTGACGACCACCGGCGCCGTGAAGGAGCCCGCGGGCGTTTCCACCCGCCACGCCCGCCCGCGGCGGCCGGCCCGCAGCAGCGGCGTTTCGGTAAAGAGTTCGGCCCCCCGGCCGCGCGCGGCCTTCAGGTAGGCGTGCGCGACCAAGTGCGGGTCGATCACGCCGTCGGCCGGCCCCCAGGTAGCGAAGGCGACGCCGTCGGGGTCGAAGTCCGCAAGCTTCTTCGCCTCGCCCGGCGCCAGGCGCTCGACCGGGACCCCCAGGCGCTTCTGGGTCGCGAGCGCGCGTTCGTAAGCCGCCTCCGCGCCCTCGGGCACCAGGAAGAGGTAGCCGATGGGGCGGTAGCCGCTGGAAACCCCGAAGACCTCCTCGAAGGTTCGGTATTCCTGGATGCTGGCCCAGCTGAGGCGCACGTTCACCGCCTCGCTGAACTGCACCCGCACCCCGGCGGCGCTCTTGGCCGTCGCCTGCGCCGCCGGAACGGAGTCGGCCTCCAGCACGGCCACGCGCAGACCCCGCTCCGCGAGGCGGTACGCTACCGCGGCCCCAACGATGCCGGCGCCGATGATCAGGGCGTCGTAGCTGTGTTCCATGTCAGGACCACTATACTAAGGCCATGCTGCGCCGCCTTGGGTTGATTCTCGCCCTCATCCTGATCCTGATCCTCGGAGGGTTCCTGGCCTTCCGCTACTTCTTCTCCCCCGAGCGCCTCAACCAGATCGGGCGCACCGTTGGCACGACCTTCGGCTTCGACTACGGCGTCGTCGAGTACTACAGCATGGGGCGGCTGGTGGCCCGCTTCTTCAACGTCGAGAAGCTCACCACCGCCAGCGGCACCTACGAGAACCAGACCCGTCCCTACCGCTTCGGCTACGGCTACCGCGACGCCAACCTCAACGGCGTGCTCGATACGGACGAGGCGGCGGCCGGCAAGGTGTACTTCGAGGTACCCGTTTACGCCGACTACCTCTACTACGACGGCAAGCGCGACCCTAGACAGCGCTGAACACGAAAACGCAAGGGCCGGCCGAACGGCCGCCCCTTGCGCACTTCCCGTCAGATCCCCAGCAACCCTGCCCAGTCCTCCGGCTTCTTGGGCGCGGTGTACTCGGTGTCCATCTGGGCCAGCTGCAGCCTGCCCGAGAACTCGTCGTTCACCGCCTGCCACTCGGTGTACTCCTCGATGACCCAGATGCCGCTTTCACGCGCGCCGTTGCCGCTGGCGCGGGTGCCGCCGAAGGGCATGTGCGCCTCGGCGCCTACGGTGGTGTTGTTGATGTTGACCATGCCGGCGCGGATCTCGTTTTTGAAGCGGTAGGCCCAGAGGCGGTGGTTGGTGTAGATGGCGCTCGAGAGGCCGTAGGGGTGGTCGTTGGCCGTTTCGATGGCCTCGTCGATGCCGTCCACCTTGATGAGGTTGATCGTGGGGCCGAAGATCTCCTCGCGGGTCTGCTTCATGCCGCGCTCGGCCTCCCAGACCGTGGGGTGGCCGAAGAGGCCCTTGTCGGGGTCGCCCTTGAAGTTGGGGTAGGGGTTGTCCTGGGTGATGCGGCCCTTGCCGAGCAGCAGCTTCGCGCCGTCGGCCTCACCCCAATCGTAGTGCTCCATCCAGCGCTGGAAGAGGCGGTCGTTGAAGAAGGGGCCGTAGTGAACGTCCTCGTAGGCTACGGGATCGCCTATGACGGTGCTCTCCACCTTGGCCAGGAACCGCTCTTTGAACGCGTCGTAGATGGGCGCGTCCACGATGATGTTGCCCGCGCTGGTGCAGCGCTGGCCGCCGGTGGCGAAGGCGCTCCACCAGGCGCCGGTAACGGCGTTGTCCAGGTCGGCGTCGCGCATGACCACGAGCGGGTTCTTGCCCCCGAGCTCGAGCGTCGCCTTGATGAGCGCCCGGCCCGCCTTTTCGCCGATGATGCGCCCCACCTTGGTGCTGCCGGTGAAGGCGAACTTGTCGAAGAGCCCCTCGTCGATGCCGTTCACCACCCGCTCGCCGGTGCTGCCCGCGCCGCCGCCGAAGACGACGTTGATCACCCCCGGCGGCAGCCCCGCCTCCTCGAAGAGCTTGACGAAGACGTAGGAAAGCACCGGCGAGTCGTCCGAGGGCTTCCAGACCACGGTGTTGCCGGTGAGCACCGCGGGGATCAGCTTCCAGCTGGGCACCGCGATGGGAAAGTTGCCGGCGGTGATCATCCCCACCACCCCCAGCGGGCGGCGGTAGGTGGAGAGGTCCTTGTTCTTCAGCTCGCTGGGCACGGTCTGCCCGTAGAGGCGGCGGCCTTCGCTGGCAAAGAAGACCGCGGTGTCGATGGCCTCCTGGACGTCGCCGCGCGCTTCCTTGAGCGTCTTCCCCACCTCGCGCACCATCAGCCGGCTCAGGGTCTCTTTTTCGCGCTCGAGAATCTTGGCGAGCGAGAAGAGCACCTGACCGCGGATGGGCGCGGGCGTGCGCGACCACGCAGCGTAGGCTTGTCGGGCCGCCTCCGCCGCCCGCCGCACCAGCTCGGGCGAGCCCTCCGGGAAGACGCCCACCAGATCGTCGCGGTCGGCCATGTTGCGGCTTTCGAAGAGCGGGCCCTCCACGACCTCTTCGCCGCCGATCAGGTGCCCGCCGTAAAATACGTTGCCCAGTTTGCCCTTTTCGATCTTCATAGCTACCCCCTAAACCCGCACGGCCGTACCCGTGGCCGTGACCATGAGCATGCTCTGACCGATGACCTCGTAGTCGAGGTCGATCCCGACCACCGCGTTGGCGCCCAGCCGCTTCGCCTCCTCGGCGAGCTCCGCGAGCGCGATCTCGCGGGCCCTCTTGAGTTCGGCCTCGTAAGCGCCGGAGCGGCCGCCGAAGACGTCGCGCACCGAGGCCATCAGGTCGCGCAGAATGTTCGCGCCCACGATGGTCTCGCCGTGGACGATGCCCTTGTACTCCAGGGCGGGCTTGCCTTCGATGCCGTTGGTGGTGGTGAGGATCATGCCTGCCCTCCTTTCAGGTACAGGGGCAGCAGCCGCAGGAAGTTCTTGCTGGCTTCGATGCCCTTTTCGAAGTTGATGACGTCGAACTTCTCGTTGGGGGCGTGCAGGTTGTCGCTCTCGAGCCCGAACCCCATGAGCACCACCGGGGCCTCGAGCTCGCGCATGAAGTCGGCCACGATGGGAATCGAGCCGCCTTCGCGGGTGAAGACGGTCTCGCGCCCCCAGGCCTCCTCCAGCGCCTGGGCCGCGGCCTGCATGGGCGGTGAGCTCGTCGGTACCACCACCGGGTCGCCGCCGTGGTGACGGATGACCTCCATGGCGTAGCCCTCGGGCAGGATCGTGCGCAGGTAGGCCTCGGCCAGGTCGGCGATCTTTTCCGGGTCTTGATCGGGAACGAGACGCATCGAGAACTTGAAGAAGGCCTCCGCGGGAATGACCGTCTTGGAGCCCTCACCCTGGTAACCGGAGCCCATGCCGTTGACGTCGAGGGTGGGGCGCGCCCAGCGCCGCTCGAGGATGC from Oceanithermus desulfurans harbors:
- a CDS encoding YbjQ family protein; the protein is MILTTTNGIEGKPALEYKGIVHGETIVGANILRDLMASVRDVFGGRSGAYEAELKRAREIALAELAEEAKRLGANAVVGIDLDYEVIGQSMLMVTATGTAVRV
- a CDS encoding NAD(P)/FAD-dependent oxidoreductase encodes the protein MEHSYDALIIGAGIVGAAVAYRLAERGLRVAVLEADSVPAAQATAKSAAGVRVQFSEAVNVRLSWASIQEYRTFEEVFGVSSGYRPIGYLFLVPEGAEAAYERALATQKRLGVPVERLAPGEAKKLADFDPDGVAFATWGPADGVIDPHLVAHAYLKAARGRGAELFTETPLLRAGRRGRAWRVETPAGSFTAPVVVNAAGAWAGEVARRAGFELPVEPVRRMVFMTGPMPEARGLPLTVDVATGFYLRGEGERVLFGRSNPEEPPGFREGMDWGWLEPTLEAGLARFPWLERAGLDQRASWWGYYAVTPDHNPILGWMPGVEGWVNAAGFSGHGVQQAAAVGRALAEEVVDGRAHSIEIDPLRYERFERGKIVQEKNIV
- a CDS encoding aldehyde dehydrogenase family protein, with the protein product MKIEKGKLGNVFYGGHLIGGEEVVEGPLFESRNMADRDDLVGVFPEGSPELVRRAAEAARQAYAAWSRTPAPIRGQVLFSLAKILEREKETLSRLMVREVGKTLKEARGDVQEAIDTAVFFASEGRRLYGQTVPSELKNKDLSTYRRPLGVVGMITAGNFPIAVPSWKLIPAVLTGNTVVWKPSDDSPVLSYVFVKLFEEAGLPPGVINVVFGGGAGSTGERVVNGIDEGLFDKFAFTGSTKVGRIIGEKAGRALIKATLELGGKNPLVVMRDADLDNAVTGAWWSAFATGGQRCTSAGNIIVDAPIYDAFKERFLAKVESTVIGDPVAYEDVHYGPFFNDRLFQRWMEHYDWGEADGAKLLLGKGRITQDNPYPNFKGDPDKGLFGHPTVWEAERGMKQTREEIFGPTINLIKVDGIDEAIETANDHPYGLSSAIYTNHRLWAYRFKNEIRAGMVNINNTTVGAEAHMPFGGTRASGNGARESGIWVIEEYTEWQAVNDEFSGRLQLAQMDTEYTAPKKPEDWAGLLGI
- a CDS encoding DUF554 domain-containing protein; translated protein: MELTLWAKTNGTLVNVLTVLLGSGLGVLIRGRLPGRMQRVIVQGVGLVTLFIGFSMAGSLGSAAGGAVDGVILGLLALVLGGVLGEALGLEERLERLGDLLKARFRGGGGFTEGFVAASLLFCVGPMTLIGSINNGLVGDPTLLLIKSTLDGLSSIALAASFGPGVAASALVVLVYQGGLALAAGGLAAALPDPASDPRVLLVTGVGGLMILGLGINLLELTRVRVASFLPALVLAPLFWWLAEVLS
- the serS gene encoding serine--tRNA ligase produces the protein MLDLRFIREHPERVKEGIRKKRELDALPLVDELLELDRRRRELLAEIETLRAQQKKLAKAVGRAKAGGEDAGALLEKSSELAEYLKRLEAEEKQLSARIEEILPQIPNLPHPSVPEGESEADNVVVKEWGEKPAFDFEPRPHWELAERLGVVDFERGAKISGSGFPFFLGRGARLVRALENFFLDFHTARGFTEVRPPLLVREQAAFGTGQIPDKEGMMYQVSGGYYLIPTSEVPVTNLHAGEILEAAVLPLKYTAYTPNFRVEAGSYGKDVRGLNRLHQFDKVEMVVFSHPDESYDWLERLTRQAEELLEALGLPYRRLLMCTADMGFTQAKKYDLEVWSAGQQKWLEVSSISNMEDYQARRMKTRFREPGGKPRLVHTLNGSGLAFPRVLAALMENYQTPEGDFTLPEALAPYLG
- the mnmD gene encoding tRNA (5-methylaminomethyl-2-thiouridine)(34)-methyltransferase MnmD codes for the protein MEVWPTGDGSLSLRHPVHGEGYHPAAGAAAQAERLYLRASGVHADPRPRVFELGFGLGVNFAVTLRHARRRGAFLDYRAVEAEPVPLEVLEAVLRPLDGALFERLAPRWGGSFELAGASFRLRLEVARMQDAVLGAGPVRAVYFDPFSPRANPDVWTPAVYRRMFGLLEPGGALVTYSVAGRVRRGLAAAGFAVERIPGWGGKRHWLRARRPA
- the gatC gene encoding Asp-tRNA(Asn)/Glu-tRNA(Gln) amidotransferase subunit GatC, with the translated sequence MDVTPDLVRHLAELSRLELDEAEVERMLPELRSLLAYFESLDELDLEGLEELVRPIDSENVLRADVPAPGLGQDEALATAPEREDGFFKLPRVVEEGR